A region from the Helcococcus ovis genome encodes:
- a CDS encoding ABC transporter ATP-binding protein, whose product MLKNKVIIRLMKETWNIDKKYFLFVILSIVLNTTVTIATMYLPATIIDMIINRKGFKEIVISAFIFYLGLYLLKQISAFVTMKLSKLDTFISKILESKISEKALSVKYKELENPATLDLIQRSEMPISWGIIKLTLESIQNVLTAIFSIVSLVAILFSYSIIYTILLSMILILSSAGVIFFRKKFDKLMQENVPINRKFSYFFMNALGEKHQKEFRIYKLAYIWKEKMDFFNNQVFNWIKKLTYNDSIISVFELISTSLITFLAISYNAVRLLSDKFGPVISIGQFTLIYNSTNTISQEVKMIAESISRLNMSIAHLTPWNDFLELDNDNFNGTIKIDEFETLEFKNVTFTYPNTDRIILDDISFKINKGEKISIVGLNNAGKSTIVKLICKFFTPDSGEILWNGVNIYDIEEESYISQISAVFQDFKLFPYTIFENIMPHENNRDKAIKSLEQVNMLEAVNKLEKGIDTYLDKTLEENATNFSGGQNQKLAIARAINKGGSLMILDEPTAALDPIAESEIFEKFASLTENKTSIFISHRMSSSTFSDKVLLLDGGKIVGFDTHKNLMQGHNLYRELFETQAQNYL is encoded by the coding sequence ATGCTTAAAAATAAAGTAATCATAAGACTTATGAAGGAAACATGGAATATAGATAAAAAATATTTTTTATTTGTAATTTTAAGCATTGTACTTAATACAACAGTTACTATTGCTACAATGTATTTACCTGCAACGATTATAGATATGATTATAAATAGAAAAGGATTTAAGGAAATAGTAATTTCTGCATTCATATTTTATTTAGGACTGTATTTACTGAAACAAATTTCTGCATTTGTTACAATGAAATTGTCAAAATTAGATACATTCATTTCTAAAATATTAGAAAGCAAAATTTCTGAAAAAGCTCTTTCTGTAAAATATAAAGAATTGGAAAATCCTGCAACTTTAGATTTAATTCAAAGATCGGAAATGCCGATATCTTGGGGAATAATTAAATTAACACTTGAATCTATACAAAATGTACTTACTGCTATTTTTAGTATAGTTTCATTAGTGGCTATTTTATTTTCCTACAGTATAATTTATACAATTTTATTATCAATGATTTTAATTTTGAGTTCAGCCGGAGTAATATTCTTTAGAAAAAAATTTGATAAATTAATGCAAGAAAATGTCCCGATTAATAGAAAATTTTCATATTTTTTCATGAATGCTTTAGGAGAAAAACATCAAAAGGAATTTAGAATTTATAAATTAGCTTATATATGGAAAGAAAAAATGGATTTTTTTAACAATCAAGTTTTTAATTGGATAAAAAAGTTAACTTATAATGATTCTATAATTAGTGTATTTGAATTGATATCGACATCTTTAATTACATTTTTGGCAATATCATATAATGCTGTCAGACTTTTAAGTGATAAATTTGGTCCCGTTATTAGTATTGGGCAATTTACTTTAATATATAATTCTACAAATACAATTTCACAAGAAGTAAAAATGATTGCAGAATCTATATCTAGACTAAATATGTCTATTGCTCATTTAACTCCTTGGAATGATTTCCTAGAATTAGATAACGACAATTTTAATGGTACTATAAAAATCGATGAATTTGAAACTCTTGAATTTAAGAATGTTACATTTACTTATCCAAATACAGATAGGATTATTTTAGATGATATATCATTTAAGATAAATAAAGGAGAGAAAATTTCAATAGTTGGATTAAATAACGCTGGAAAATCAACAATTGTTAAATTAATCTGTAAATTTTTTACTCCTGATAGTGGAGAAATCTTATGGAATGGTGTAAATATTTATGATATTGAGGAAGAAAGTTATATTAGTCAAATATCAGCAGTATTTCAAGATTTTAAGTTATTTCCATACACAATATTTGAAAATATAATGCCGCATGAAAATAATAGAGATAAGGCAATAAAGAGTCTTGAACAAGTTAATATGCTAGAAGCTGTAAATAAACTTGAAAAGGGAATTGACACCTATCTAGATAAGACTTTAGAAGAAAATGCAACTAATTTTTCTGGCGGTCAAAATCAAAAACTTGCAATTGCCAGAGCTATAAATAAAGGTGGCTCATTAATGATACTTGACGAACCAACAGCAGCACTTGACCCAATTGCAGAAAGTGAAATTTTTGAAAAATTTGCTAGTTTAACGGAAAATAAAACATCTATTTTCATTTCTCATAGAATGAGTTCATCAACATTTAGTGATAAAGTTTTATTACTTGATGGAGGAAAGATAGTTGGTTTTGATACTCATAAAAACTTGATGCAAGGACATAATTTATATAGAGAATTATTTGAAACTCAAGCTCAAAATTATTTATAA
- a CDS encoding terminase small subunit — MKGADELKLTIKQKRFADEYIISGNATDAYLKAYPSTKKKLPLGLIRLEC, encoded by the coding sequence ATGAAAGGAGCTGATGAATTGAAGTTAACAATTAAACAAAAACGATTTGCTGATGAATATATCATCAGTGGGAATGCGACAGACGCATATTTGAAAGCTTATCCGAGCACAAAAAAGAAACTACCGCTAGGGCTAATTCGTCTAGAGTGCTAA
- a CDS encoding ABC transporter ATP-binding protein: MENKNRNLKSKISFYFKHILSFMFSGNNKYYVIINTLFHGVSTVMSVIILKYILDMIKLKETTASNIIIVVLIYSLIFVILSIIRIIIKNKLFFIISRKRLNIFTNVTEKIMTMDFIYFEDAKFNLKINQAISGVGGENAGFSILNLSSQILLENLFVVLLFIFILIKQSFLIILIVLFSVLLNLIFSNKYAKFVYNNKDSRTNELRKFAKYKETINDFSYGKDIRIFELKKRLFDNIKLFIKRYTRAVNKEYRYKFKLSFFENFIIYMSDFLSISILVYLTSIGKIEVSDLVMLLSLIVIFSNTFYSIKEQLSKILENIPYYMDTVEFFESNLNLNKDGKNIDFDGPVSIKFENVSFKYPGAENYVFENLNFEIEAGKKVAVVGVNGAGKTTIIKLMTGLHRPITGKIYINDIDMMELSDNARFKLFSVVFQETEPLAMTVAENIAVNSKDIDFDKVKFTLEKVGLWDKISKFDKIYNQELLKVLYEDGQILSGGENQKLMIARALYKPDTSVMIMDEPTSALDAFAEEKIYQEFDAYMGNKTGIFISHRLASTKFCDEIMFLDGGEIIAKDNHENLLRECENYRNMFETQGKYYKEGKNA; encoded by the coding sequence ATGGAGAATAAGAATAGAAACTTGAAATCAAAAATTTCATTTTATTTTAAACATATACTTTCATTTATGTTTTCAGGTAATAATAAATATTATGTTATAATCAACACATTATTTCACGGCGTTAGTACAGTTATGTCCGTAATAATATTGAAGTACATACTTGATATGATTAAATTAAAAGAAACAACGGCATCTAATATTATAATAGTGGTTTTAATATATAGTTTAATTTTTGTTATATTGAGCATAATACGCATAATTATAAAAAATAAACTATTTTTTATAATTAGTAGGAAAAGATTAAATATTTTTACTAATGTTACTGAAAAAATAATGACTATGGATTTTATTTATTTTGAAGATGCAAAATTTAATCTGAAAATAAATCAGGCTATATCTGGTGTTGGAGGAGAAAATGCAGGATTTTCAATATTAAATCTAAGTAGTCAGATATTATTGGAGAATTTATTTGTTGTACTTTTATTTATTTTTATTTTAATAAAGCAATCATTTTTAATCATTTTAATTGTGTTATTTAGTGTTTTATTAAATCTTATATTTTCTAACAAATACGCAAAATTTGTTTATAATAACAAAGATTCTCGTACAAATGAATTGAGAAAATTTGCAAAATATAAAGAAACTATAAATGATTTCAGTTATGGAAAAGATATTAGAATATTTGAACTGAAAAAAAGATTATTTGATAATATAAAGTTATTTATAAAAAGATATACAAGAGCAGTAAACAAAGAATATAGGTATAAATTCAAATTGTCTTTTTTTGAAAATTTTATAATTTATATGTCGGATTTTTTATCAATATCTATTTTAGTTTATTTGACAAGTATAGGAAAAATTGAAGTTTCGGATTTGGTAATGTTATTAAGCCTAATTGTTATATTTTCAAATACTTTTTATTCAATTAAAGAACAATTATCAAAAATATTAGAAAATATTCCATATTATATGGATACGGTTGAATTTTTTGAATCTAATTTAAATTTAAATAAAGATGGAAAAAATATTGATTTTGATGGACCTGTAAGTATTAAATTTGAAAATGTTTCATTTAAATATCCGGGTGCAGAAAATTATGTTTTTGAAAATCTAAATTTTGAAATAGAAGCAGGTAAAAAAGTTGCAGTTGTAGGTGTGAATGGAGCTGGTAAAACAACTATAATTAAGTTAATGACAGGTTTACATAGACCTATAACCGGAAAAATTTATATTAATGATATAGATATGATGGAATTGTCAGATAATGCAAGATTTAAATTGTTTAGTGTAGTATTTCAAGAAACTGAACCCTTGGCTATGACAGTTGCTGAAAATATCGCTGTAAATTCAAAAGATATTGATTTTGATAAAGTTAAATTTACACTTGAAAAAGTTGGACTATGGGATAAGATTTCTAAATTTGATAAAATATACAATCAAGAATTACTAAAAGTTCTATATGAGGACGGACAAATTTTATCAGGTGGAGAAAATCAAAAGCTTATGATAGCTAGAGCTTTATATAAACCAGATACATCTGTAATGATAATGGATGAACCGACTTCTGCATTAGATGCTTTTGCAGAAGAGAAGATTTATCAAGAATTTGATGCGTATATGGGAAATAAAACAGGTATTTTCATTTCTCATAGGCTTGCATCAACCAAATTCTGTGATGAAATTATGTTTTTAGATGGAGGAGAAATTATTGCTAAAGATAATCATGAAAATCTTTTAAGAGAATGTGAAAATTATAGAAATATGTTTGAAACACAAGGTAAATACTATAAGGAGGGTAAAAATGCTTAA
- a CDS encoding type II toxin-antitoxin system HicA family toxin has translation MSIGKVQKLHKNRLIEISKIIKKTLDIIHTIVYNNDCKEGVMPMSSKEMIKLLKKNGFIYVKSGRGSHRKFMNPETGKVTQVPYHSKEIPKGLEMEILKQAGLK, from the coding sequence ATGAGTATAGGTAAAGTTCAAAAATTACACAAAAATAGATTAATAGAAATATCTAAAATTATTAAAAAAACGCTTGATATTATACACACTATTGTGTATAATAATGATTGTAAGGAGGGAGTTATGCCGATGAGCTCAAAAGAGATGATTAAACTTCTTAAGAAAAACGGCTTTATTTACGTAAAAAGTGGTCGTGGTTCTCATAGAAAGTTTATGAATCCCGAAACCGGTAAGGTGACTCAAGTTCCGTACCATTCTAAGGAAATACCTAAAGGATTGGAAATGGAAATACTTAAACAAGCAGGGTTGAAATAA
- a CDS encoding ATP-binding protein: protein MIKEIYINNFGKFNNYSLKLNNGINIIYGKNESGKTTILNFILMVLYGANSKSNDISQNIRKKYTPWNNSQMKGYIVLQKDNIFYKIERTFNQSNATDIVDVYEINTGKKINLSSSKEPGKYFFDMDYESFKKTLFISSESTVISNDGKKDEITRKLINLVSTGEENISYKSAIDNIEKKIEEYKSKSGHKGKIVELKCEIANIKSELEESKIDEKDKLNLIKQIQKLNQSKDNISKEIEYLNKLIILKDEKIKILNEIKSIEKDRSEEFEINSLYFNLDNKKNEYNTLKDKKFINVISIPFIMFSFILSVYNKLFLILFFASLTYGIYTYINNKNKIKIELKQIKNEISNIKDNIDQKNILLNDKNDEIFFMSKAINEINSQLDSSNYKYLEISYESLDKLKNKRNTYENEIVKLNTLSKEKYKGKRNLSTITEDLSVKRSYLQELEKKYDLLIKTKRFIEKSFEELGIDFSKKLNKISSKYIMKITNNKYSNLYISNDFSISIQDNETKNLKEWKYLSSGTIDQIYLALRLSIIELIVKNYDEKTLLLDDIFIRYDENRIVDTFNLIKESEYSQILLFTSKNLENKNNNINFIDI, encoded by the coding sequence ATGATTAAAGAAATTTACATTAACAATTTTGGAAAATTTAATAATTACTCATTAAAATTAAACAATGGAATAAATATTATTTATGGTAAAAATGAATCCGGAAAAACCACAATATTAAATTTTATTTTAATGGTTTTATATGGTGCAAATTCTAAATCAAATGATATTTCTCAAAATATCAGAAAAAAATATACTCCGTGGAATAATTCTCAAATGAAAGGATATATAGTTTTACAAAAAGATAATATTTTTTATAAAATTGAAAGAACATTTAATCAATCTAATGCTACAGATATAGTTGATGTTTATGAAATAAATACAGGTAAAAAAATAAATCTTTCCAGCTCTAAAGAACCGGGAAAATATTTTTTTGATATGGATTATGAATCTTTTAAGAAAACTTTATTTATTTCTTCCGAATCAACAGTAATTTCTAATGATGGTAAAAAAGACGAAATTACACGAAAATTAATAAATTTGGTAAGTACTGGAGAAGAAAATATTTCTTATAAATCTGCTATTGATAATATCGAAAAAAAAATTGAAGAATATAAATCAAAATCAGGACATAAAGGTAAAATTGTTGAACTAAAATGTGAAATTGCAAATATTAAAAGCGAATTAGAGGAATCCAAAATTGATGAAAAAGATAAATTAAATTTAATAAAGCAAATCCAAAAATTAAATCAAAGTAAGGACAATATTTCTAAAGAAATTGAATATTTAAATAAATTAATCATCTTAAAAGATGAAAAAATTAAAATTTTAAATGAAATTAAAAGTATAGAAAAAGACAGAAGTGAAGAATTTGAAATAAATTCTTTATATTTTAATTTAGATAATAAAAAAAATGAATACAATACACTAAAAGATAAAAAGTTTATAAATGTAATTTCTATACCTTTTATAATGTTTTCTTTTATTTTGAGTGTTTATAATAAACTTTTTTTAATTTTGTTTTTTGCATCTTTAACATATGGAATATATACATATATAAATAACAAAAATAAAATTAAAATAGAATTAAAACAAATTAAAAATGAAATCAGCAATATAAAAGATAATATAGATCAAAAAAATATATTATTAAATGATAAAAATGATGAAATATTTTTTATGAGTAAGGCAATAAACGAGATAAACTCACAGCTTGATTCAAGTAATTATAAATATCTAGAAATTTCTTATGAATCACTTGACAAATTAAAAAATAAAAGAAACACATATGAAAATGAAATCGTAAAATTGAATACCCTATCTAAAGAAAAATATAAAGGTAAAAGAAATTTATCTACAATCACTGAAGACTTAAGTGTAAAAAGATCATATTTACAAGAACTAGAAAAAAAATATGATTTACTTATTAAAACAAAGAGATTTATTGAGAAATCATTTGAAGAATTAGGAATTGATTTTTCAAAAAAATTAAATAAAATTTCATCAAAATATATTATGAAAATAACAAATAATAAATATTCAAATCTTTATATTTCAAATGATTTTAGTATTTCAATTCAGGATAATGAAACTAAAAATTTAAAAGAGTGGAAATATTTAAGCAGTGGTACAATTGATCAAATATATCTAGCACTTAGATTATCTATTATTGAATTAATAGTAAAAAATTATGATGAAAAAACTCTATTACTTGATGATATTTTTATAAGATATGATGAAAACAGGATTGTAGACACCTTTAATTTAATAAAAGAATCTGAATATTCACAAATATTGTTATTCACAAGTAAAAATTTAGAAAATAAAAATAACAATATTAATTTTATTGACATTTAG
- a CDS encoding cysteine desulfurase family protein produces MTYLDYAASSLKRKDVLQDLINKIEEYDGNPSSTHCLGRNSNKYLEKSRKIIASFINANPRDVYFTSGASESNNTIIKNFDKSDIQIISTKIEHKSVLESLENVNAEVILIDAEKSGRINFEELKNNITEKTKLVCVMYVNNETGIIQPIEEIGEYLRGRNIWFHVDAVQALGHIDIDVDKINCDSMSLSGHKLGAMNGFGVLYLRNKVKKFIHGGNQENNQRAGTSNLLAAISMASCIEPTILERDRIWNVKEYFIEELTNIPFEINGDQKYSTNHIVNIYFPFVKSDLLLTYLDMNGIYVSSGSACLAGALEPSYVIENMYDKNRAKRSIRFSFGFSNTKEDIDRVINVLTEFYERKSAK; encoded by the coding sequence ATGACATATTTAGACTACGCTGCATCATCATTGAAAAGAAAAGATGTATTGCAGGATTTAATAAATAAAATTGAAGAATATGATGGGAATCCAAGTAGTACTCATTGTTTAGGAAGAAATAGTAATAAATATTTAGAGAAATCTAGAAAAATAATTGCGAGTTTTATTAATGCTAATCCTAGAGATGTTTATTTTACAAGTGGAGCGAGTGAGTCTAATAATACAATTATAAAAAATTTTGATAAATCCGATATTCAAATTATCAGTACTAAAATTGAACATAAATCTGTATTGGAGTCATTAGAAAATGTGAATGCTGAAGTTATATTAATTGATGCTGAAAAATCTGGAAGAATTAATTTCGAAGAGTTAAAAAATAATATAACTGAAAAGACAAAACTTGTATGTGTTATGTATGTAAATAATGAAACGGGAATAATCCAACCTATTGAAGAAATAGGGGAATATTTAAGAGGTAGAAACATATGGTTTCATGTTGATGCTGTCCAAGCCTTAGGACACATAGATATAGATGTGGATAAAATTAATTGCGATTCTATGAGCTTATCCGGTCATAAATTAGGAGCTATGAATGGATTTGGAGTTTTATATTTAAGAAATAAGGTAAAAAAATTTATTCACGGTGGGAATCAGGAAAACAATCAAAGAGCTGGAACATCTAATTTATTGGCAGCAATTTCTATGGCGAGTTGCATTGAGCCAACTATTTTGGAGAGAGATAGAATATGGAATGTTAAGGAATATTTTATAGAAGAATTAACAAATATTCCATTTGAAATAAATGGAGATCAAAAATATTCTACAAATCATATTGTTAATATATATTTTCCATTTGTTAAAAGTGATTTGTTGTTGACTTATTTGGATATGAATGGTATATATGTTTCATCCGGTTCTGCATGTTTGGCAGGTGCGTTAGAACCTAGTTATGTAATTGAAAATATGTATGATAAAAATAGAGCAAAAAGATCTATTAGATTTAGTTTTGGTTTTTCAAATACTAAAGAAGATATAGACAGAGTTATAAATGTTTTAACTGAGTTTTATGAAAGAAAGAGTGCTAAATGA
- a CDS encoding ArsR/SmtB family transcription factor: MNSIYLTEPLYKLDALLVATEIFNNKEYYPIDFEKYRITKSEFETKFKNISKYINNVTKEVKKILSKNSQFNEFFNKYEDGKNSISEYAFISYLNNKKSFSEFKQDDILKSIADFIYISNYASNLEFKNKKVVFSDLYSVIESIENSSFNDMQKFLLVKLSMNVNNILDNFIKMLSDLENIISKNFYLIEKNFENSFKSVKNEKYKNTSLWTDLRNHNVEQMDGNLVFYSSIFISYDYNVSLFVQIEDYKKVEFIVLIGILQSLLFEYKIDEERNEKIKDIIRMLNDYTRLEIINLLSIREMYGKEIADNLNLTTATVSYHINNLIQNKLVNTRTEGRKMYFSLNKKTLLEISDYFKKLGG; encoded by the coding sequence ATGAATTCTATATATTTAACAGAGCCATTATACAAGTTAGATGCTCTATTAGTAGCAACTGAAATATTTAATAATAAAGAATATTATCCAATAGATTTTGAAAAATATAGAATTACTAAAAGTGAATTTGAAACTAAGTTTAAGAATATATCAAAATATATTAATAATGTAACAAAAGAAGTAAAAAAAATTTTATCTAAAAACTCTCAATTTAATGAATTTTTTAATAAATATGAAGATGGTAAAAATTCAATAAGTGAGTATGCTTTTATTTCATATTTAAACAACAAAAAATCTTTTAGTGAGTTTAAACAAGATGATATATTAAAAAGTATTGCTGATTTTATATATATTTCAAATTACGCTTCAAACTTAGAATTTAAAAACAAAAAAGTAGTTTTTTCAGACTTATATAGTGTGATTGAGTCAATAGAAAACTCATCATTTAATGATATGCAGAAGTTTTTATTAGTTAAATTATCTATGAATGTAAACAATATTCTTGATAATTTTATAAAAATGCTTAGTGATTTGGAAAATATTATTTCAAAAAATTTTTATTTGATAGAAAAAAATTTTGAAAATTCTTTCAAATCAGTTAAAAATGAAAAATATAAAAACACGTCATTATGGACAGATTTAAGGAATCATAATGTTGAGCAAATGGATGGAAACTTAGTTTTTTATTCTTCCATTTTTATTTCATATGATTATAATGTTTCATTATTTGTGCAGATAGAAGATTATAAAAAAGTCGAGTTTATAGTGTTAATAGGTATTTTACAAAGTCTATTATTTGAATATAAAATTGATGAAGAAAGAAATGAAAAAATTAAAGATATAATTAGAATGCTTAATGATTATACAAGATTAGAAATAATAAATTTGTTATCTATAAGAGAAATGTATGGTAAAGAAATTGCTGACAATCTTAATTTAACAACAGCTACAGTAAGTTATCATATAAATAATCTGATTCAAAATAAACTTGTTAATACAAGAACTGAAGGTAGAAAAATGTACTTTAGTTTAAATAAAAAAACATTATTAGAAATATCTGATTATTTTAAGAAATTAGGAGGATAA
- a CDS encoding type II toxin-antitoxin system HicB family antitoxin: MFLTYPAHFYKLKNKDMYFISFPDLGATQGNSIEDSIEMAQDYLGTYLQEYYEKGIEMPVSSGIDGLEINENIEFAEEYDFEKSFTSLVGLDIAEYTKLAKKQTVRRNVSIPMYLNEYAKREKINVSRLITSLLEEKFEEI; encoded by the coding sequence ATGTTTTTAACTTACCCAGCACACTTTTATAAACTAAAAAATAAAGATATGTATTTTATATCTTTCCCTGATTTAGGAGCTACACAAGGAAATAGTATAGAAGATTCTATAGAAATGGCACAAGACTACTTAGGGACTTATTTACAAGAATACTATGAAAAAGGAATTGAAATGCCAGTATCATCGGGGATAGATGGATTAGAAATAAATGAAAATATAGAGTTTGCAGAAGAATACGACTTTGAAAAATCGTTCACTTCATTGGTTGGTTTAGATATCGCTGAATACACTAAATTAGCAAAAAAACAAACAGTTAGAAGGAATGTGTCTATTCCCATGTATTTAAATGAGTATGCTAAAAGGGAAAAAATAAATGTTAGTAGATTAATTACTTCTTTACTTGAAGAAAAATTTGAAGAGATTTAA
- a CDS encoding tyrosine-type recombinase/integrase — MQDKLNRYCKLENIKKIRVHDLRHTYASLLFASGETAKEVQERLGHSRIETTLNIYTHLNKKQKMLTLENFIGYMNSEAK; from the coding sequence ATTCAAGATAAATTAAACAGATATTGTAAGTTGGAAAATATAAAAAAAATAAGAGTACACGATTTAAGACATACCTACGCAAGTTTGTTATTTGCAAGTGGAGAAACAGCAAAAGAAGTTCAAGAGAGATTAGGACACAGCAGAATTGAAACTACATTAAATATTTACACTCATTTGAATAAAAAACAAAAAATGTTGACTCTTGAGAACTTTATCGGATATATGAATAGTGAAGCTAAGTAA
- a CDS encoding metallophosphoesterase family protein, with protein sequence MEKVRIAHLADFHLGGEIHENNELSKKINVNLIKGLLEIFNMLNLAKVDLVLIAGDFYESSSLDKNLHNEIKKIFSNFSGKIIIAPGNHDYISLDSPYMEEWPDNTYIFKNQKIEYFEFKNLNTRVYGFAFNQSHIKSPMLSNFPVIDEKYINLGVFHGQMDEMMNSYNPIFIEDIKNTNLDYIALGHIHKRSEIKKVSNTYYAYSGNPVGRGFNETGIKGIYLGDISKNRNGLNFYKLNNSEFHTINFEIDSFIDQKDLAEQIKVYLFNKFGEKYKKNYYRINLNGYIEENNFINIDMITHYLSEIEYIELKDNTKIKIDFNQISYENNLKGIFVQKVLNSTLDENDKKTIIDIGIKALEDIL encoded by the coding sequence ATGGAAAAAGTAAGAATTGCTCATTTAGCTGATTTTCACTTAGGTGGTGAAATTCACGAAAATAATGAATTAAGTAAAAAAATTAATGTTAATTTAATAAAAGGTTTATTAGAAATTTTTAATATGTTAAACCTAGCCAAGGTTGATTTAGTATTGATTGCCGGAGATTTTTATGAAAGTTCCTCATTAGATAAAAATTTACACAATGAGATTAAGAAAATCTTTTCTAATTTTTCCGGTAAGATTATTATAGCTCCAGGAAACCATGACTATATAAGTCTAGACTCCCCTTATATGGAAGAATGGCCGGATAATACATATATATTTAAAAATCAAAAAATAGAATATTTTGAATTTAAAAATCTAAATACAAGAGTTTATGGATTCGCATTTAATCAAAGTCATATTAAATCCCCTATGCTTTCAAATTTTCCTGTTATAGATGAAAAATATATTAATTTAGGGGTATTTCATGGTCAAATGGATGAGATGATGAATTCTTATAATCCGATTTTTATAGAAGATATTAAAAATACAAATTTAGATTATATCGCTCTTGGACATATTCATAAAAGAAGTGAAATAAAAAAAGTTTCTAATACTTACTATGCATATTCCGGAAATCCTGTAGGCAGAGGATTTAATGAAACAGGTATTAAAGGAATTTATCTTGGAGATATTTCTAAAAATAGAAATGGATTAAATTTTTATAAATTAAATAACTCTGAATTTCACACTATAAATTTTGAAATAGATTCATTTATAGACCAAAAAGATTTAGCAGAACAAATTAAAGTTTATTTATTTAACAAATTTGGTGAAAAATATAAAAAAAATTATTACAGGATTAACTTAAATGGTTATATTGAAGAAAATAACTTTATAAATATTGATATGATTACACACTATCTAAGTGAAATTGAATATATTGAATTAAAAGATAACACAAAAATTAAAATAGATTTTAATCAAATATCATACGAAAATAATCTAAAGGGAATTTTTGTACAAAAAGTATTAAACTCTACGTTGGATGAAAATGACAAAAAAACTATCATTGATATTGGTATAAAAGCACTTGAGGACATATTATGA
- a CDS encoding terminase small subunit, which translates to MFESLSEHKKETTARANSSRVLTNANITSYLEQKEKEINDKAIAKQDEVLKILTAHARRETK; encoded by the coding sequence ATATTTGAAAGCTTATCCGAGCACAAAAAAGAAACTACCGCTAGGGCTAATTCGTCTAGAGTGCTAACAAATGCTAACATTACTTCATATTTAGAACAAAAGGAAAAAGAAATAAATGATAAAGCTATAGCCAAACAAGACGAAGTCTTAAAAATACTTACTGCTCATGCAAGAAGAGAAACGAAATAA